In Macadamia integrifolia cultivar HAES 741 chromosome 12, SCU_Mint_v3, whole genome shotgun sequence, the following are encoded in one genomic region:
- the LOC122094768 gene encoding disease resistance protein Roq1-like codes for MGNDEAELVKGTVQNASIRLNRVPLIDVKYPTGLKSRVEYVLTLLSNTTSKDVLFLGIWGLGGIGKTTIVTTVYNRICGKFSKSCFLNDIGDTASQPNGIDCLQQKLLCSVFNNEMKICNPKQGSTLIKERLGKIDILLILDDVSHHTQLDALAGDINWFGTRSRITITTRDQGTLCRIPENDRKVYEPKELNMKESLQLFSSYAFSMNKLPENYLQLSNDIIHTTRGLPLALGVLGSYLSMEKDKKVWQSMHQILKQVPQNDVYGKLRISYDNLQDNIEKAMFLNAACCFIGYKEEIVISIWEACGYEPRYHLEALKKKSLLKINEQKVHIELPTNFYHEEIVMLDLSHGYFKLAWNNCLENKVFQQLKVLKLSNCVKLFESPNFSGFPRLERLYLDGCALVNLHESIGKLQQLVYLNLGLCISLKKLLDSICRLSSLQKLILNHCILFTELPKSIGDLKESLVEFLLDYTNIKALPDGVGLLKKLEVLDLSHCFSLVDLPRSLENMTYLHYILLSGRTKLRYIPKLPSSLIELRF; via the exons GAATGATGAAGCAGAGCTAGTCAAGGGAACTGTTCAAAATGCTTCGATTCGATTGAATAGGGTCCCCTTGATTGATGTTAAATACCCTACTGGATTAAAATCCCGTGTAGAATATGTGTTAACTCTACTATCAAATACCACTTCTAAGGATGTTTTGTTTCTAGGGATATGGGGTTTGGGTGGTATTGGGAAAACAACCATTGTGACAACAGTATACAACCGCATCTGTGGAAAGTTTAGCAAGAGTTGTTTTCTAAATGACATTGGAGACACAGCATCACAACCCAATGGTATCGATTGCTTGCAACAAAAACTTCTTTGCAGTGTCTTTAACAATGAAATGAAAATATGCAATCCTAAACAAGGATCAACATTGATAAAAGAAAGACTTGGGAAAATAGATATTCTTCTCATTCTGGACGACGTGAGCCATCATACCCAATTAGATGCATTGGCTGGTGATATCAATTGGTTTGGTACTAGAAGTAGGATAACTATAACAACTAGAGATCAGGGCACTCTTTGTAGAATTCCagaaaatgatagaaaagtaTACGAGCCTAAAGAATTGAATATGAAAGAGAGTCTTCAACTCTTTAGTTCTTATGCTTTTTCTATGAACAAACTTCCTGAAAATTATTTGCAGCTTTCAAATGATATAATACACACTACAAGAGGGTTGCCCTTAGCCTTGGGTGTTTTGGGTTCTTATTTATCCatggaaaaagataaaaaagtttGGCAAAGCATGCATCAGATATTGAAACAAGTTCCTCAAAATGATGTCTATGGAAAGCTAAGGATCAGCTATGATAATCTGCAAGATAATATTGAGAAGGCCATGTTTCTTAATGCTGCGTGTTGTTTTATAGGATATAAGGAAGAAATTGTAATTTCCATATGGGAAGCTTGTGGCTATGAACCAAGATACCATTTAGAAGCTTTGAAGAAAAAATCCCTCCTAAAGATTAATGAGCAGAAAGTGCATATAG AATTACCTACTAATTTTTATCATGAAGAAATAGTTATGCTTGACTTAAGTCATGGCTATTTTAAACTAGCTTGGAACAACTGTCTTGAAAATAAG GTGTTTCAACAATTGAAAGTTCTTAAACTCAGTAATTGTGTGAAACTGTTTGAGTCTCCCAACTTCTCAGGATTTCCTCGTTTAGAAAGGTTGTATCTTGATGGTTGCGCTTTGGTTAATTTACATGAATCTATTGGGAAGCTCCAGCAGCTCGTTTACTTGAACTTGGGCCTCTGCATTTCTCTTAAGAAACTCCTAGATAGTATATGTAGGTTGAGTTCTCTCCAGAAGCTTATTCTCAATCATTGCATCTTATTCACAGAGTTGCCTAAGTCCATTGGTGATCTAAAAGAATCTTTGGTTGAGTTTCTCTTGGATTATACAAATATTAAGGCACTTCCTGATGGTGTTGGATTATTAAAGAAGCTGGAGGTTTTAGATCTTTCACACTGCTTTAGTTTGGTGGATCTGCCAAGGTCATTGGAAAATATGACGTATTTGCATTATATTCTCCTTAGTGGACGTACCAAGCTTCGATACATACCAAAGCTGCCCTCTAGTTTAATTGAACTTCGTTTCTAA
- the LOC122058333 gene encoding protein PYRICULARIA ORYZAE RESISTANCE 21-like, whose protein sequence is MAHKVSTIVLTVDLACSRCNDKIRKVLCKYRERYQIQDEIYDEKNNTVTISGPFCPSKLVKKLCYKAGNAIKCIKIVDKKPPPPPPPSEPKPKPKPEPEPKPKPTPEPVCPPAQPIWVCCGPCYVGYGWGPCHEGYGRPQPCYCGCGGSQSTCYNGWGRPPQPCYCGCGGSQSTCYNGWGRPPQPCHCGCGGSQLQCSRRYGRSSYGSPCGLFIEENPNSCIIM, encoded by the exons ATGGCGCACAAG GTGTCAACGATAGTGCTGACGGTTGACCTTGCATGCTCACGCTGCAACGATAAGATCAGGAAAGTCCTTTGTAAATACCGCG AGAGATATCAAATACAGGACGAGATATATGATGAGAAAAACAACACCGTCACCATCAGTGGCCCCTTCTGTCCCAGCAAGCTCGTTAAAAAGCTCTGCTACAAAGCTGGAAATGCCATTAAATGCATCAAGATCGTCGACAAAAAGCCTCCACCGCCGCCTCCTCCCtcagaaccaaaaccaaaaccaaaaccagaaccagaaccaaaaccaaaacccactCCTGAACCGGTCTGCCCACCGGCCCAACCAATATGGGTTTGTTGTGGACCATGTTATGTGGGATATGGATGGGGACCATGTCATGAAGGTTATGGAAGGCCACAGCCGTGCTATTGTGGCTGTGGAGGATCACAGTCGACGTGTTACAATGGTTGGGGAAGACCACCACAACCGTGCTATTGTGGCTGTGGAGGATCACAGTCGACGTGCTATAATGGCTGGGGAAGACCACCACAACCGTGCCATTGTGGCTGTGGAGGATCGCAATTGCAGTGCTCTAGGAGATATGGAAGATCGAGTTACGGGAGCCCCTGCGGTCTCTTCATTgaagaaaacccaaattcaTGCATCATCATGTAA